One region of Chlorobiota bacterium genomic DNA includes:
- a CDS encoding DedA family protein → MIDTGGVWLMLVSALAATLVPLSSEAALVAAVSAGMNPTEALIWASLGNCAGVTVNYGLGRWGRAQIVERRLQGKWAQRTLQWMERHGWPTLLLSWLPFVGDPLTLVAGLSKIPFPLFALLAYGTRIVRYWALLFLVG, encoded by the coding sequence GTGATTGATACCGGCGGTGTGTGGCTGATGCTGGTAAGTGCGCTTGCTGCAACGCTGGTCCCGTTAAGTTCGGAGGCCGCGCTTGTTGCCGCCGTCAGCGCGGGGATGAACCCCACCGAAGCTCTGATCTGGGCCTCGCTGGGGAACTGCGCCGGGGTGACGGTGAACTACGGCTTGGGGCGGTGGGGAAGGGCGCAGATTGTGGAGCGAAGGCTGCAAGGAAAATGGGCGCAACGCACCCTGCAATGGATGGAGCGCCACGGCTGGCCCACGCTTCTTCTTTCATGGCTCCCGTTCGTTGGCGACCCGCTGACGCTGGTGGCTGGGCTTTCCAAAATCCCCTTCCCACTCTTCGCGCTCCTTGCCTACGGAACACGGATTGTGCGCTACTGGGCGTTGCTGTTTTTGGTGGGGTGA
- a CDS encoding choice-of-anchor D domain-containing protein has product MGRSFVLSLPYSYPAGKYFVPNPQLVLRAGDSAATVTLTGHGNGQQRQLTIPPNTATVVGLDSTWLMLPKLEGKFTATTGITASHPVSATLIFDRVFTTEAYQAIPDTLLGLEYVVCIPPEVAFGTAAAIAAVHDRTELTITPTVITYNGHKPQESFKVELNRGEVYQLMSDGDFSGTTIVASKPVGVIAGAPAADFTMGAIHSGNPAFEQLPATDTWGTEHVAAPLARQYQSLYRIVAAFDGTRIDISPSLGGVQLTATLNRGGFYDLRYPGLLQFSSNNPVLVSQMVTSTAWTAKSRDSAYGDPGMVIVPPTSMWGNSAAAYAPTLAPRVDIGPVVAWKHHLLVATRAPTITGVRINGLAPSWSSLISFGGMAVGVAEVEEGDNRVTATDSFSIIAHGYSAADAYGYTPGAVVRASPLELFSIERAICGDQYDTTITLRNLSGQPVRIDRVEFAGNLSGQVLSPPLAITLEPGESFPMRLRFTGIYQLGRNNGSLVLWHDAPYARRVAVFPVQFWPDVLTLAPGDGSRYQFGAIPPTIPFIDTVVTIFNGGQRTIRVDAQATGGVTILSPPFPLDLPPLNARTVRLRYAPPPEGKGEVRFFTANCLTPQTITLEGVRGSIGFLQATVDRAIQLLCPPKLSDTLRVELANKGDKALDIREATVVGANGGEFFLIDDPTGTTLQPNDSRTIRVEYRPNGTGARDAQLRLVNSGGNDTLILPFDVRNDTLLLKPQLDTLRFGRTSACDPFLTRTVVWRNEGARTIDTVRFFADGTLFQLTPQIATGIRPGDSVAIIVDLLARASGNLSGALTAEVTPCRALFALPITGWRDPIGLSINHDTLDFGEIGWCNFQRVDSIVITNTGSRAEVIELAALPTNGGVSLSYTTLPPFTIQPGGAAKFYTTFRPTAIGEYRDQIAIKIRGCSFQFVVPIRGVYDNRRPQLVDSLVDFGGVMEGGSDERIVRIANNSFLTYRYNPAALQTAFPDLTVVDPLGPIEVKPGDTLKVRLRYAPTDSLQTLNEQLSLAMFAPCRDTARARIIGFSVERPSGIRLRWGNVRGDVGGRVVIPLLSTSAKPINEPITLQASVSFDGRLFFPTGVAAPNPAIAVRLVGNVLASGRRTVAIEAAGIFPDSGEVAGVEGVILLGPADTTTLNFGPPGPVASLSTRPAQVMDTLAGGLKVDGFCREGDARLVGTGALLKMELAPQPATDRLQVRFNLLEDGHTTLRLLGKRGRSCGCSARGCFSMARTVRSSRWMIFPAASIILSCEPPPNGWLCGAFWCGKKNGGEIGRLPAGAFPHQSFPNHASCPNRNGLVPS; this is encoded by the coding sequence ATGGGGCGGTCCTTTGTGCTTTCGCTTCCGTATTCCTACCCGGCGGGGAAGTATTTCGTGCCGAACCCACAGCTGGTGCTTCGCGCTGGCGATAGCGCCGCAACCGTGACGCTAACCGGCCACGGCAACGGCCAGCAACGCCAGCTGACAATCCCCCCAAACACCGCAACCGTGGTTGGATTAGACTCAACATGGTTGATGCTTCCGAAGTTGGAAGGGAAGTTCACCGCCACAACCGGAATCACCGCAAGCCACCCGGTTAGCGCAACGCTGATCTTCGACCGGGTGTTCACCACCGAGGCGTACCAGGCAATTCCCGACACGCTGTTGGGGTTGGAGTACGTGGTTTGCATCCCCCCGGAAGTGGCGTTCGGAACGGCGGCGGCAATCGCTGCGGTCCACGACCGGACGGAGCTGACAATCACCCCAACCGTCATCACCTACAACGGCCACAAGCCGCAAGAATCGTTCAAGGTGGAGCTGAACCGTGGCGAGGTCTATCAACTGATGAGCGACGGCGATTTTTCCGGGACGACTATCGTTGCAAGCAAGCCCGTTGGGGTGATTGCCGGCGCGCCCGCCGCCGATTTCACCATGGGAGCTATCCACAGCGGAAACCCCGCGTTCGAGCAACTTCCAGCAACCGATACTTGGGGGACCGAGCACGTTGCCGCCCCGCTGGCACGGCAGTACCAATCGCTTTACCGAATCGTCGCAGCGTTCGATGGAACCCGCATTGACATCTCCCCTTCGCTGGGTGGGGTGCAGCTGACCGCCACCTTGAACCGGGGGGGATTCTACGACTTGCGCTACCCGGGATTGCTCCAGTTCAGCAGCAACAACCCCGTGCTGGTTTCCCAGATGGTGACAAGCACCGCCTGGACCGCAAAAAGCCGCGACAGTGCCTACGGCGATCCAGGAATGGTGATTGTTCCGCCAACATCAATGTGGGGGAACAGCGCGGCGGCCTACGCCCCAACGCTTGCCCCACGGGTTGACATCGGCCCCGTGGTCGCCTGGAAACATCACTTGCTGGTTGCCACGCGCGCGCCAACCATCACCGGGGTGCGGATTAACGGGCTGGCTCCGTCGTGGTCCTCGCTGATCTCCTTTGGTGGAATGGCCGTTGGCGTTGCAGAAGTTGAGGAAGGGGACAACCGCGTCACCGCCACCGACTCCTTCTCGATCATCGCCCACGGCTACTCCGCTGCCGATGCTTACGGCTACACCCCGGGGGCAGTGGTGCGGGCTTCGCCGTTGGAGTTGTTCAGCATCGAGCGGGCAATCTGCGGCGACCAGTACGACACCACCATCACCCTGCGCAATCTTTCCGGCCAGCCGGTTCGGATTGATAGGGTGGAGTTCGCGGGCAATCTTAGCGGGCAAGTTCTTTCGCCTCCGTTGGCGATAACGCTTGAGCCTGGGGAGTCGTTTCCGATGCGGCTTCGGTTCACCGGGATCTATCAGCTTGGGCGGAACAACGGCAGCCTTGTCCTGTGGCACGATGCCCCGTACGCCCGGCGGGTTGCGGTTTTTCCGGTGCAATTCTGGCCCGACGTGCTGACCCTTGCGCCGGGGGATGGAAGCCGTTATCAGTTTGGGGCAATCCCCCCAACCATTCCGTTTATTGATACCGTGGTGACGATCTTCAACGGAGGCCAACGGACCATACGGGTGGATGCCCAAGCCACGGGTGGGGTTACGATCCTCTCGCCGCCGTTCCCGCTTGATCTTCCCCCGCTGAATGCCCGCACCGTTCGGCTGCGTTACGCCCCGCCGCCGGAGGGGAAAGGGGAGGTCCGGTTCTTCACTGCCAATTGCTTAACCCCGCAAACCATCACTCTAGAAGGGGTTCGCGGAAGCATCGGGTTTCTTCAGGCAACGGTGGATCGTGCAATCCAACTTCTTTGCCCGCCAAAACTTTCCGATACTCTTCGGGTGGAGCTTGCCAACAAGGGGGATAAAGCCCTGGACATCCGTGAGGCCACGGTTGTTGGGGCCAACGGGGGCGAGTTCTTCTTGATTGATGATCCAACCGGAACCACACTGCAGCCAAACGATAGCCGCACCATCCGGGTGGAGTATCGCCCCAACGGAACTGGCGCGCGGGACGCTCAGCTTCGGCTTGTCAACAGCGGGGGAAATGATACCCTGATCCTCCCGTTCGATGTCCGCAACGACACTCTTCTGCTGAAGCCGCAGCTTGACACCCTTCGCTTTGGCCGGACCTCCGCCTGCGACCCCTTCCTAACCCGCACCGTTGTTTGGCGGAACGAAGGGGCCCGAACGATTGACACGGTCCGGTTTTTCGCCGATGGAACGCTCTTCCAGCTAACGCCGCAAATCGCTACCGGAATCCGCCCGGGCGACTCCGTTGCGATCATCGTGGACCTGCTGGCCAGGGCCTCGGGAAACCTGAGCGGGGCGCTGACCGCCGAGGTTACTCCATGCCGCGCCCTGTTCGCCCTGCCGATTACCGGATGGCGCGACCCCATCGGCCTGAGCATCAACCACGACACGCTGGATTTTGGGGAGATCGGCTGGTGCAATTTCCAGCGGGTTGACTCCATCGTGATAACCAACACCGGCTCCCGCGCCGAAGTGATTGAGCTTGCGGCCCTTCCAACCAATGGCGGGGTTTCACTAAGCTACACCACGCTTCCGCCGTTCACCATCCAGCCTGGTGGCGCGGCGAAATTCTACACCACCTTCCGCCCAACGGCAATCGGAGAGTACCGGGACCAGATAGCGATAAAAATTCGTGGTTGCTCGTTCCAGTTTGTGGTTCCCATTCGTGGGGTGTATGATAACCGAAGGCCACAGTTGGTGGATAGCCTTGTTGATTTTGGCGGAGTGATGGAAGGGGGAAGCGACGAACGGATTGTTCGGATTGCCAACAACTCCTTCCTGACCTATCGCTACAACCCTGCCGCTCTGCAAACCGCATTTCCCGATCTTACCGTGGTTGATCCTTTGGGACCGATAGAGGTGAAGCCCGGGGACACCCTAAAAGTGCGCCTGCGCTACGCCCCAACCGATTCCCTGCAAACGCTGAACGAGCAGCTATCTCTGGCGATGTTCGCCCCCTGCCGCGACACCGCTCGGGCGCGGATTATCGGCTTCTCGGTTGAACGCCCGTCGGGGATACGGCTGCGGTGGGGGAACGTGCGTGGCGATGTTGGGGGGCGGGTGGTGATTCCGCTACTGAGCACAAGCGCGAAGCCGATCAACGAACCGATCACGCTGCAGGCTTCGGTGAGCTTCGATGGCCGTTTGTTTTTCCCAACCGGGGTTGCCGCCCCGAACCCGGCAATCGCCGTGCGGTTGGTCGGCAACGTGCTGGCAAGCGGGCGAAGAACGGTGGCGATCGAGGCTGCCGGAATTTTCCCCGATAGCGGAGAAGTTGCCGGAGTTGAAGGGGTGATCCTGCTGGGACCAGCCGACACCACCACACTGAACTTTGGTCCACCCGGGCCAGTCGCATCCCTTTCAACCCGCCCTGCGCAGGTGATGGATACGCTTGCCGGAGGGCTGAAGGTGGATGGCTTCTGCCGCGAAGGGGATGCCCGATTGGTGGGAACCGGCGCGTTGCTGAAAATGGAGCTTGCGCCGCAGCCCGCCACGGACCGCCTGCAGGTTCGGTTCAACCTGCTGGAAGATGGCCACACCACGTTGCGGCTGCTGGGCAAACGGGGGAGGAGCTGCGGTTGCTCAGCCAGGGGGTGCTTCAGCATGGCGCGTACCGTGCGGAGTTCCCGTTGGATGATCTTCCCAGCGGCATCCATTATCTTGAGCTGCGAACCCCCACCGAACGGCTGGTTGTGCGGTGCGTTCTGGTGCGGTAAAAAAAACGGCGGTGAAATCGGCAGATTGCCGGCGGGGGCGTTCCCACATCAATCTTTCCCAAACCATGCGTCCTGTCCGAATCGGAACGGTCTCGTTCCTTCTTGA
- a CDS encoding fumarylacetoacetate hydrolase family protein has translation MKLVSYRPNNANRHEAAEQLGAYSDGAILDFAAAARAYADSHAELSVGTFDSILTLLRAGEEGMANAKTVLEWASASRDVLSCWRPASEVELLSPVPHPTSMRDGYAFRQHVEAARRNRGVAMIPEFDSFPIFYFTNHNAVTGPGEVQVQEHHLQRLDFELEAAIVIGKAGQNIRAEEADEYIAGYMVMNDWSARWLQMEEMKLNLGPAKGKDFATSLGPWLVTKDELAERRIPSEEGERYGLTMVTRVNGTEVSRGNLSDMTWTFAQIVERASYGATLLPGDVIGSGTVGTGCFLELNGSKVFDNWWLQDGDVVECEIDLLGTLTNTIRKVDDRGIQLVKTKLGVA, from the coding sequence ATGAAACTTGTTAGCTACCGTCCCAATAACGCCAACCGCCACGAGGCTGCCGAACAGCTTGGGGCCTACTCCGATGGCGCCATTCTTGATTTTGCCGCCGCCGCCCGCGCCTATGCCGATTCGCACGCCGAACTCTCCGTCGGCACCTTCGACTCCATCCTGACGCTTCTTCGCGCTGGCGAGGAAGGGATGGCCAACGCCAAAACCGTGTTGGAGTGGGCATCGGCAAGCCGCGATGTCCTGAGTTGTTGGCGACCCGCAAGCGAGGTGGAGCTTCTTTCGCCGGTGCCCCATCCAACATCCATGCGTGATGGCTACGCCTTCCGCCAGCATGTCGAGGCCGCGCGCCGCAACCGTGGCGTGGCGATGATTCCAGAGTTCGACAGCTTCCCAATCTTCTACTTCACCAACCACAACGCCGTCACCGGGCCGGGCGAGGTCCAGGTGCAGGAGCACCACTTGCAGCGGTTGGATTTTGAGCTTGAGGCCGCCATTGTGATCGGGAAAGCGGGGCAAAATATCCGCGCCGAGGAGGCCGATGAGTATATCGCCGGATACATGGTGATGAACGATTGGTCCGCACGCTGGCTTCAGATGGAGGAGATGAAACTGAACCTTGGCCCCGCCAAAGGGAAAGACTTCGCCACCTCGCTTGGCCCCTGGCTTGTCACCAAAGATGAGCTTGCCGAACGCCGCATCCCAAGCGAAGAAGGGGAACGCTACGGCCTGACGATGGTGACCCGCGTGAACGGAACCGAAGTCTCCCGTGGAAACTTGAGCGATATGACCTGGACGTTCGCCCAGATTGTTGAGCGCGCAAGCTACGGCGCAACGCTCCTCCCTGGTGATGTGATCGGCTCCGGCACGGTTGGGACCGGCTGTTTCTTGGAGTTGAACGGGTCGAAGGTGTTCGACAACTGGTGGCTTCAGGATGGCGACGTTGTGGAGTGTGAAATTGATCTTCTTGGAACGCTCACCAACACCATCCGCAAAGTTGACGACCGCGGAATCCAACTGGTGAAGACAAAATTAGGGGTAGCATAA